A stretch of the bacterium genome encodes the following:
- a CDS encoding RsmB/NOP family class I SAM-dependent RNA methyltransferase: MTESLYRDFDEFYKHYWGARWPALKEALLKEPLKIERPNAFKGMEAVYIMDKASVFPAMALDVQASDQVLDMCAAPGGKSLILAEALGEGGHLIANEFSRARRDRLTQVIRDYVPENIRKERISVTGRDGSLIGVKEKEKYDRILLDAPCSGERHLLHDEGELKKWSPKRTKQLAQKQYALLCSALLALKSGGRLVYSTCALSPLENDAVVSRVLEKGKIKISIIRNTHEIGDATEHGWQILPDTTGFGPIYFCVVEKK, translated from the coding sequence ATGACAGAGAGTCTATATCGCGATTTTGACGAGTTCTACAAGCATTACTGGGGGGCCCGGTGGCCCGCTTTAAAAGAGGCTTTGCTCAAAGAACCCTTAAAAATTGAAAGACCCAATGCTTTTAAAGGCATGGAAGCCGTGTATATAATGGATAAGGCTTCTGTTTTTCCGGCGATGGCTTTGGATGTCCAAGCTTCCGATCAGGTCCTCGATATGTGTGCGGCTCCTGGTGGTAAATCCCTTATTTTAGCGGAGGCTTTGGGCGAGGGCGGGCATCTTATCGCTAATGAATTTTCGCGTGCGCGGCGCGATAGGCTTACTCAAGTGATTCGCGATTATGTTCCCGAAAATATACGCAAAGAACGTATTAGCGTAACGGGCCGAGATGGAAGCTTAATAGGAGTAAAAGAAAAAGAAAAATATGATCGTATTCTGCTCGATGCTCCTTGTTCGGGGGAACGTCATTTGCTTCACGACGAGGGCGAATTGAAAAAATGGAGTCCTAAGCGTACCAAGCAGTTAGCACAAAAACAGTATGCGCTCTTGTGCTCGGCGCTGCTCGCTCTTAAATCGGGAGGGAGACTTGTTTATTCGACATGTGCGTTATCTCCTTTAGAAAATGACGCTGTGGTGAGTCGTGTTTTAGAAAAAGGGAAGATCAAGATTTCAATTATTCGCAACACCCATGAAATAGGCGATGCTACAGAACATGGCTGGCAAATTTTGCCGGACACAACGGGATTTGGGCCGATTTATTTTTGTGTGGTGGAGAAGAAATAA
- a CDS encoding LysM peptidoglycan-binding domain-containing protein: MPFLTSLLMVASGQAPPQGLPPPKETPASRRPASPTSQTPSTYEVKPDDWLSTIARDRYGPQGAMWTPYLCKYNKEFSSIPTQERITSRNCDLILPGQKLFLPPASVLNCMMLKDAGLECKKSPSEVRDELLGNIPPLARECVENLEANAPQGTPVAYLVMLAKALNDEIPLESKPKEYLKSCKIQVVTDNGAFQQVPHDFIKLDEDGKLVIVDIWGPEDY; this comes from the coding sequence ATGCCATTTCTTACTTCCTTATTAATGGTGGCTAGCGGGCAAGCTCCCCCGCAAGGTTTACCTCCGCCCAAAGAAACTCCGGCTTCGCGTCGACCGGCATCCCCTACATCTCAAACGCCAAGTACTTATGAAGTAAAGCCCGATGATTGGTTATCCACCATTGCAAGAGATCGTTACGGGCCCCAAGGGGCTATGTGGACGCCTTATCTTTGCAAATACAATAAAGAGTTCTCCAGCATTCCTACGCAAGAAAGAATCACAAGCAGGAATTGTGATTTGATTTTGCCGGGCCAAAAACTTTTTTTGCCCCCGGCTAGCGTGCTCAATTGTATGATGCTTAAAGATGCCGGCTTAGAATGCAAAAAATCGCCTTCGGAGGTGAGAGATGAATTGTTAGGTAATATTCCGCCACTTGCCAGAGAGTGTGTTGAAAACCTTGAAGCAAATGCTCCTCAAGGAACGCCTGTTGCTTATCTGGTGATGCTGGCCAAAGCTTTAAACGATGAAATTCCGCTGGAGTCTAAGCCTAAGGAATATTTAAAAAGCTGCAAAATACAAGTGGTGACGGATAATGGAGCCTTTCAACAAGTGCCTCATGATTTTATTAAATTAGATGAAGATGGAAAATTAGTGATTGTTGATATTTGGGGACCCGAAGATTACTAG
- a CDS encoding TIGR02147 family protein translates to MSLGNVDIFGYTDYRHYLRDFHQVQKSENPKYSLRNFARMAGLGSPSYLTMVMKGERSLTPASLTSFSKALKHNPKQKKYFEAMVFFTDATDEDQKNEYRERMAELKPKVTAVQIKKDQYNFFTKMHYVAIHQMTCLNNFNEDASWIAKHLIMDINLAEVHNTLQALVRLGLLKRDDNGKLIPASESLTTAPELDSNDVKKLHGDILNDAKKSLSLTHHSLRGMAALTTAVPTKLIPKLKEKIFSFCQEINDWINTEKMPHNEVYQLSVQLFPLTNVQEKNKD, encoded by the coding sequence ATGTCTTTGGGCAATGTGGATATTTTTGGGTACACCGATTACCGCCATTATCTTCGCGATTTTCATCAAGTGCAAAAAAGTGAGAATCCAAAATACTCGCTGCGTAATTTTGCGCGCATGGCAGGGCTTGGGTCGCCCAGTTATTTAACCATGGTGATGAAAGGCGAGCGCAGTTTAACACCGGCCTCTCTTACCAGTTTTTCAAAAGCCTTAAAGCATAATCCTAAGCAAAAAAAATATTTTGAAGCCATGGTGTTTTTTACTGATGCCACCGATGAAGATCAGAAAAACGAATACCGCGAACGCATGGCCGAGCTAAAACCTAAGGTAACAGCCGTACAGATAAAAAAGGATCAGTATAATTTTTTTACCAAAATGCATTATGTGGCTATTCACCAAATGACCTGCCTTAATAATTTTAATGAAGACGCTTCCTGGATAGCAAAGCATTTAATTATGGATATCAACTTGGCCGAAGTACACAATACTCTTCAGGCTTTGGTACGATTGGGGCTTTTAAAACGGGATGATAACGGAAAATTGATACCAGCCTCAGAAAGTTTAACTACCGCACCCGAGCTTGATTCGAATGATGTAAAAAAATTGCATGGGGATATTTTAAATGATGCTAAAAAATCACTAAGCCTAACGCACCATAGTTTACGAGGTATGGCGGCTTTAACTACAGCTGTACCCACAAAACTCATTCCCAAGCTTAAAGAAAAAATTTTTTCGTTTTGCCAAGAAATCAACGACTGGATTAATACCGAAAAAATGCCGCACAACGAAGTATACCAATTAAGTGTACAATTGTTCCCGTTAACCAATGTGCAAGAAAAAAATAAGGACTAA
- a CDS encoding lytic transglycosylase domain-containing protein has protein sequence MRRVTKIGLVSLIMSVGMFAASHRSLSQEETQVLNLAQVIAKEAKGQAKVSPYGLSRDVLALSKEYNIDPLLITSLIKVESSFNPQAKSQVGAIGLMQTMPALTKQVGHETGVKNADDLWDQKNNLKTGVHYFSYLLNKYNYDTHKALTAYNMGPGNLNKAIKAGKVPNIYAGKVLKNYKKFMLASNQSNFL, from the coding sequence ATGAGACGTGTTACTAAAATTGGCTTGGTATCCTTAATAATGAGTGTGGGCATGTTTGCAGCCTCGCACCGCTCTTTATCGCAAGAAGAAACCCAAGTACTTAATTTAGCTCAGGTTATTGCTAAAGAAGCCAAAGGTCAGGCTAAAGTTAGCCCCTATGGCCTCTCGCGCGATGTTTTGGCCCTCTCTAAAGAATACAATATTGACCCTTTACTTATTACCTCTCTTATTAAGGTAGAAAGCTCGTTTAACCCCCAGGCTAAATCACAGGTGGGTGCTATTGGTTTAATGCAAACCATGCCTGCTTTAACTAAACAGGTGGGTCATGAAACCGGCGTTAAAAATGCCGATGATTTATGGGATCAAAAAAATAATTTAAAAACCGGCGTTCATTATTTTTCTTATTTGTTAAACAAATACAACTACGACACCCACAAAGCTTTAACCGCCTACAACATGGGCCCCGGCAATTTAAATAAAGCCATTAAAGCCGGCAAAGTACCCAATATTTATGCCGGTAAAGTTCTTAAAAACTATAAGAAATTTATGTTGGCTTCTAATCAGTCCAATTTTTTATAA
- the sixA gene encoding phosphohistidine phosphatase SixA, whose protein sequence is MAAVKIFILRHGEAEPESTSDEKRQLTAVGRKNTERVGTWLSQNSQITKIYASPFVRTRQTADIISKEISYKGSITYLDSLKHFASPGQVWTDIVETEGEILLVSHMPLVSRLVQHLTGDDRVGFSTSGLCCVEDGALLFYRDV, encoded by the coding sequence ATGGCAGCCGTGAAGATTTTTATTTTGCGTCATGGAGAAGCCGAACCGGAATCAACGAGCGACGAAAAAAGGCAGTTAACAGCCGTAGGCCGTAAAAATACCGAGCGTGTGGGAACGTGGCTTTCTCAAAATTCTCAAATCACAAAAATATATGCTAGCCCCTTTGTGCGTACGCGGCAGACGGCTGATATTATTTCTAAAGAAATTTCTTACAAGGGCTCTATTACCTATCTTGATTCCTTAAAACATTTTGCTTCTCCCGGGCAAGTGTGGACCGATATTGTGGAAACCGAGGGCGAGATTTTACTGGTGTCACATATGCCTCTGGTGAGTCGTCTGGTGCAGCATTTAACAGGAGATGATCGCGTGGGGTTTTCTACTTCGGGGCTTTGTTGTGTGGAAGATGGGGCGCTTCTTTTTTATCGGGATGTGTAA
- a CDS encoding 3'-5' exonuclease translates to MAKEFKYLVYDIESVVNKPLLNKVLFAGQNLSDDEALKLHQEELSKEGRDFVNAAYHTPVCMAAAAIREDFTIKKIGLIGDITPRTPRSIVEAFWETYNKSQPILVDFNGRGYDARLMEHWAFQLGITIGPFYFKKFGPRYRFADEYQIDLQDFLTNSGAIKYRGGLDLFSKILGKPGKMETKGHMVEELFKNGEQFKIDDYCLSDVMDTYFVFLRTRVMTGEISLAQEQQLVGLARKMLEEKRDKEGYFKLYLEHFGEWQP, encoded by the coding sequence ATGGCTAAAGAATTTAAATATTTGGTGTACGATATTGAATCAGTTGTTAATAAACCCTTACTTAATAAGGTGCTTTTTGCCGGGCAAAACCTCTCCGACGACGAAGCCTTAAAGCTGCATCAGGAAGAATTGTCAAAAGAAGGCCGAGATTTTGTGAATGCAGCTTATCACACGCCTGTGTGCATGGCGGCAGCGGCCATCCGTGAAGATTTTACCATTAAAAAAATTGGTCTTATTGGAGATATTACCCCACGTACACCACGCAGTATTGTTGAAGCGTTCTGGGAAACTTATAACAAAAGTCAGCCTATTTTGGTGGACTTCAACGGGCGTGGTTATGATGCGCGCTTGATGGAGCATTGGGCGTTTCAATTGGGAATTACAATTGGTCCGTTTTATTTTAAGAAGTTTGGTCCTCGTTACCGTTTTGCCGATGAGTATCAAATTGATTTGCAGGATTTTTTAACCAATAGCGGGGCTATTAAATATCGTGGTGGTTTAGATCTTTTCAGTAAAATTTTAGGCAAGCCCGGCAAGATGGAAACCAAGGGTCATATGGTGGAAGAACTGTTTAAAAACGGCGAGCAATTTAAAATTGATGATTATTGTTTGTCGGACGTGATGGACACTTATTTTGTTTTTTTACGCACACGGGTGATGACAGGTGAAATAAGCCTTGCACAAGAACAACAGTTGGTGGGTTTAGCGCGCAAGATGCTGGAAGAGAAACGTGATAAAGAAGGATATTTTAAATTGTACCTTGAGCATTTTGGAGAATGGCAGCCGTGA
- a CDS encoding TolC family protein — translation MKWPLALLCLLVSPITWANPLTLKQVFEKSLTYQEAVPLKEEQIRETRAQIAGITAKVLPHITAHASEELQDNDVNSTFGSEIVRFSTPEANLKITQPLFHGLSEFHALKAAKYTLKAQDAQLTRAKLLLFNDVAQAYLNALDAKLTVDATQKLLTTSRATDAEMDNWFKIGKVRESDVVAHKAQTALLAAQLETYKGIKDTSYEVLSFLDGVSPHPDPTSENMVFPILSQSDSEILNYINNTPEVVAQKQQVAAAKKTVTAKKGYLLPQADVEGNYYAYRTGLSKNVDWDVTFRMEMPVFNLENYAAIKQAKSQKKQQDLILANTIKQSESTLKQKLALYKSSIKQKNTMATAGNLAKQAYDLKKQDLNLGQISTVDFLSSEKNYFETYLNKKDTLVNYLRSKIELVLAMGVLP, via the coding sequence ATGAAATGGCCCCTTGCATTACTGTGTTTGCTTGTATCGCCCATCACCTGGGCCAACCCCCTTACTTTAAAGCAAGTATTTGAAAAATCACTCACTTATCAAGAGGCAGTTCCTCTTAAAGAAGAACAAATACGTGAAACAAGGGCCCAAATTGCAGGGATAACGGCCAAAGTATTACCTCATATAACAGCTCACGCCAGCGAAGAGCTGCAAGATAACGATGTAAATAGTACGTTTGGTAGCGAGATCGTGCGCTTTTCAACTCCCGAAGCCAATTTAAAAATTACTCAACCCTTGTTTCATGGTCTTTCCGAATTTCACGCTTTAAAAGCGGCTAAGTACACCCTCAAAGCCCAGGATGCACAACTCACTCGGGCCAAACTATTGCTCTTTAATGATGTAGCCCAAGCCTATCTGAATGCCCTGGATGCCAAACTCACAGTGGATGCCACACAAAAATTACTCACCACTTCCCGTGCTACCGATGCTGAAATGGATAACTGGTTTAAAATTGGAAAAGTGCGCGAGAGCGATGTGGTGGCCCACAAGGCGCAAACAGCTTTACTTGCTGCCCAGCTTGAAACCTATAAAGGAATTAAAGATACAAGCTACGAAGTACTCTCATTTTTAGACGGCGTTTCGCCCCATCCCGATCCTACATCCGAAAACATGGTGTTTCCTATTTTGTCACAATCCGACAGTGAAATTTTAAACTATATTAACAATACTCCTGAAGTTGTGGCTCAAAAGCAACAAGTAGCGGCTGCTAAAAAAACAGTAACAGCCAAAAAAGGATATTTACTGCCACAGGCCGATGTAGAGGGTAATTATTATGCGTACCGCACCGGCCTATCCAAAAATGTGGATTGGGATGTAACCTTTAGGATGGAAATGCCCGTTTTTAACTTAGAAAATTATGCGGCCATCAAACAGGCTAAATCCCAAAAAAAGCAGCAAGATTTAATACTGGCCAATACAATCAAACAATCCGAAAGCACGCTCAAACAAAAACTGGCTCTCTACAAATCGAGCATCAAACAAAAAAATACCATGGCCACAGCCGGAAATTTGGCTAAACAAGCCTACGACTTAAAAAAGCAGGATTTAAATTTGGGACAAATTAGTACCGTTGATTTTTTATCGTCCGAAAAAAATTATTTTGAAACCTACCTCAATAAAAAAGACACGCTCGTCAATTACCTGCGCTCCAAAATTGAACTGGTTCTTGCCATGGGAGTGTTGCCATGA
- a CDS encoding efflux RND transporter permease subunit: protein MKISEISINKPVMSWMIVVGLILFGLVSLTSIGVSEMPDVDFPVVDVQATYRGAAPEIMETDVADVLEESVMTLEGIRSISTSCKHEEANITIEFELSRDIDQAVQDVQTKIAQAQKRLPDDMDPPIVTKTNPEDNPIMWVSLSSTKEGSLRDVMTLARNQVKDRFQTVTGVGEIILSGFINPVVRVWLIPEKLKEYELTVNDILDAIQTEHREIPAGRMETETTESEIRFYGEAVTVEDFQNIYINKRGGNTMTQPIRLGDIARVEAGLDDIRRISRTNGGIAVGLGIKKQRGFNAVAVADEIKKRMAEIQKTLPPDMLIQVNFDSTNFIRESAGEMKFELIMAALLTGIVCFVFLGSFNTTLNILIAIPTSIIGSFMFIKFFGFTFNNFTFLALTLAIGIVVDDAIMVLENIVRHQEMGKKPYPAAMEGTREIAPATLATTMAILAIFVPVIFMEGVMGKFFLQFGIVLCGCVILSLIEALTLTPSRSARLKFINHNPNRLMVFMDKTFTDLSQKYSDLLEKALNNKKKVLISATLIFIGSMALLPFIKKEFVPSQDQSMFLVIAQTPMGSSINFTSGKMAELEKIVAEQPEVLRYFVAVGGFGGGEVTRGMMFITMKSIHDRDLSQAEFMNKLREKFKAVPGLFTVMQDLSTRGLTAKRGFPIEFSVRGPNWQKLSEISKELMDAMKADPDFKDVDTDYKFGQPEIRVIPNRIEAGKRGVSMEAIGKVLEATMGSYREGKFTEGGRRNDIMTRLDTPYRQQAADIKNLFVRNNRGELVSLADVVTTEEVKTLQSITRQERERAISIYSNIGDKSSQQTAIKKVEALAKKIVPSDYRLVFSGSAQTFAESFGSLGFALILGLIVAYMVLASQYNNYVHPLTVLLALPFAFSGAFMALFIFGKSINIYSFIGLILLMGIAKKNSIMLVDFISQRRTEGLSLKDAIVKASPQRLRPILMTSITIIASAIPTALGLGPGSEVRVPLSLVIIGGMILSTGLTLFVVPCAYAVLARLERRT from the coding sequence ATGAAAATTTCAGAAATTTCCATCAATAAACCGGTAATGTCGTGGATGATTGTGGTGGGCCTTATTCTATTTGGGCTTGTATCCTTAACCAGCATTGGCGTTTCCGAAATGCCCGATGTGGATTTCCCGGTTGTTGACGTGCAGGCTACTTATCGGGGAGCTGCCCCCGAAATTATGGAAACCGATGTGGCCGACGTGCTGGAAGAATCGGTGATGACCCTGGAAGGCATCCGCAGCATTTCTACCAGCTGTAAACACGAAGAAGCGAACATCACCATCGAGTTTGAACTATCGCGCGATATCGATCAGGCTGTGCAGGACGTGCAAACCAAAATTGCCCAGGCGCAAAAAAGGCTGCCCGATGACATGGACCCGCCCATTGTGACAAAAACAAATCCAGAAGATAACCCCATTATGTGGGTTTCTCTTTCAAGTACAAAAGAAGGAAGTTTGCGTGATGTAATGACGCTAGCCCGTAATCAGGTAAAAGACCGCTTTCAAACAGTAACGGGTGTGGGTGAAATTATTCTCTCCGGTTTTATTAACCCGGTAGTACGTGTATGGCTTATTCCCGAAAAATTAAAGGAATACGAACTCACCGTAAATGATATTTTAGATGCCATTCAAACCGAACACCGCGAAATTCCCGCTGGCCGTATGGAAACCGAAACCACCGAATCAGAAATTAGATTTTATGGTGAAGCGGTTACCGTAGAAGACTTTCAAAACATTTACATTAATAAACGTGGTGGCAATACCATGACCCAACCCATACGCCTGGGAGACATTGCCCGTGTAGAAGCTGGCTTAGATGATATTCGCCGCATCAGCCGTACCAATGGCGGCATTGCCGTTGGCTTGGGGATAAAAAAACAACGCGGTTTTAACGCTGTAGCTGTTGCCGATGAAATTAAAAAACGCATGGCGGAAATTCAAAAAACGTTACCACCCGACATGCTCATTCAGGTTAACTTTGATTCCACCAATTTTATCCGCGAATCGGCCGGCGAAATGAAGTTTGAACTTATTATGGCGGCCCTCTTAACGGGGATAGTCTGCTTTGTCTTTTTAGGATCGTTTAACACCACGCTCAATATTTTAATCGCCATCCCCACGTCTATTATTGGCTCGTTCATGTTTATTAAGTTTTTTGGTTTTACGTTTAACAATTTCACCTTCTTGGCACTTACACTAGCCATCGGTATTGTGGTGGATGATGCCATCATGGTGCTGGAAAATATTGTGAGGCATCAGGAAATGGGAAAAAAACCATATCCTGCGGCTATGGAAGGCACTCGTGAAATTGCCCCGGCAACCCTTGCTACCACCATGGCTATTTTAGCCATTTTCGTTCCTGTTATTTTTATGGAAGGGGTAATGGGAAAATTCTTTTTACAATTCGGTATTGTGCTTTGTGGTTGTGTCATCTTGTCTCTTATTGAAGCCTTAACACTCACTCCATCACGCAGTGCCCGTCTAAAATTCATCAACCATAATCCCAATCGTTTGATGGTGTTCATGGATAAAACCTTTACAGATTTATCCCAAAAATATTCGGATCTTTTAGAAAAAGCACTGAATAACAAAAAGAAAGTACTAATCTCGGCAACTCTTATTTTTATTGGTTCCATGGCACTGTTGCCTTTTATTAAAAAAGAATTTGTTCCATCGCAAGATCAGAGCATGTTTTTAGTTATTGCTCAAACGCCTATGGGTTCATCCATTAACTTTACCAGCGGTAAAATGGCCGAGCTTGAAAAAATTGTAGCCGAGCAACCCGAAGTACTTCGTTACTTTGTAGCCGTAGGCGGCTTTGGTGGTGGCGAAGTGACACGCGGCATGATGTTTATCACCATGAAATCCATTCATGATCGCGATTTATCACAAGCCGAATTCATGAATAAGCTGCGTGAAAAATTTAAAGCTGTGCCGGGTTTATTTACAGTAATGCAAGATCTTTCTACGCGTGGGCTTACAGCCAAACGCGGTTTCCCTATTGAATTTTCGGTACGTGGCCCCAACTGGCAAAAGCTTTCGGAGATTTCCAAAGAGTTGATGGACGCCATGAAAGCTGACCCCGATTTTAAAGATGTGGATACCGATTATAAATTTGGCCAACCCGAAATACGCGTTATTCCCAACCGCATTGAAGCCGGTAAACGTGGCGTATCAATGGAAGCCATAGGAAAAGTTTTAGAAGCCACCATGGGATCATACCGCGAAGGCAAATTTACCGAAGGAGGCCGTCGTAATGATATTATGACACGACTGGATACCCCTTACCGCCAGCAAGCTGCCGACATTAAAAATCTGTTCGTGCGTAATAACCGGGGTGAGTTAGTAAGTTTAGCCGATGTGGTAACTACCGAAGAAGTTAAAACCCTGCAAAGCATCACCCGTCAGGAACGTGAACGTGCCATTAGTATTTACAGTAACATTGGCGATAAATCCTCACAACAAACGGCCATTAAAAAAGTGGAAGCTTTGGCTAAAAAAATTGTTCCGTCCGATTATCGTCTGGTATTTAGCGGATCGGCACAAACTTTTGCCGAATCGTTTGGCAGCCTGGGTTTTGCTTTAATACTGGGGCTTATTGTGGCTTACATGGTGTTAGCGTCGCAATATAACAATTATGTGCATCCATTAACGGTATTGCTAGCCCTCCCCTTTGCGTTCTCCGGTGCCTTTATGGCGCTTTTTATTTTTGGGAAATCGATCAATATTTATTCATTCATTGGTCTCATCTTGCTGATGGGTATTGCTAAAAAGAATTCAATCATGCTGGTTGATTTTATCAGCCAACGCCGTACGGAAGGTCTTTCGTTAAAAGATGCTATCGTGAAAGCCTCGCCCCAGCGTTTACGTCCTATTTTGATGACTTCTATCACTATCATCGCCTCGGCCATTCCCACCGCTTTGGGCTTAGGACCTGGCTCCGAAGTACGGGTACCGCTTTCACTGGTTATTATTGGCGGGATGATTTTATCAACCGGCCTTACCCTTTTTGTAGTGCCCTGTGCCTATGCGGTGTTGGCGAGATTGGAGAGAAGAACGTAG
- a CDS encoding ATP-grasp domain-containing protein, whose translation MPQNILVIFDAPENYPAGYTFEKELQHDPDWSAERDVIQSLKRNGHTVSLLGICDDFDEMVSRIKSANPDCIFNLAEQFLFESTFDRHLVGLFEMLQIPYTGPGPSALFLCKNKGVAKKVLGYEGILTPQFQIFPRKDKITLSKKMNFPLFVKPLREEASYGITENSLVHNAAQLKKRVAFIHQNMARDAMAEEFIEGRELYVSILGNKKPDVLPIREMVFEKSLHPEREFASFKAKWNKEYRLQKGIRNDFAAKMPKALEKKIKETATAIYRLLYLSGYARLDFRLDKRNRLYFIEANPNPHIGSDEDFSQAAAKAGYSYDELVSTIVELGIEEHKSFFER comes from the coding sequence ATGCCTCAAAACATACTCGTTATTTTCGATGCGCCCGAAAATTATCCGGCGGGTTATACTTTTGAAAAAGAACTTCAGCACGATCCCGATTGGTCTGCCGAAAGGGATGTGATTCAGTCGCTTAAAAGAAATGGGCATACAGTATCACTTTTAGGCATTTGCGATGATTTTGACGAGATGGTCTCTCGCATTAAATCTGCCAATCCCGACTGCATTTTCAATTTAGCTGAACAATTTTTATTTGAATCCACCTTCGATCGTCACCTGGTAGGGCTTTTTGAAATGCTGCAAATTCCCTATACGGGCCCTGGCCCTTCTGCTCTTTTCTTGTGTAAAAATAAAGGAGTCGCTAAAAAAGTTTTAGGTTACGAAGGAATTTTAACACCACAATTTCAAATTTTCCCCCGTAAAGACAAAATAACACTGAGTAAAAAAATGAATTTCCCTCTTTTTGTAAAACCACTACGCGAGGAAGCGTCTTATGGCATTACCGAAAATTCTCTTGTTCATAATGCAGCCCAGCTTAAAAAGAGAGTGGCGTTTATCCACCAGAACATGGCACGTGATGCCATGGCGGAGGAATTTATTGAAGGAAGAGAATTATATGTGAGCATTTTGGGCAATAAAAAACCCGACGTACTCCCAATACGTGAAATGGTATTTGAAAAATCACTCCATCCCGAACGCGAATTCGCCAGTTTTAAAGCCAAATGGAATAAAGAGTATCGTCTGCAAAAAGGGATTAGAAATGATTTTGCGGCAAAAATGCCCAAAGCTTTAGAAAAGAAAATTAAGGAAACAGCTACCGCTATTTATCGCCTTCTCTATCTTTCGGGTTATGCGCGTTTAGATTTTAGATTAGATAAAAGGAATCGTCTCTATTTTATTGAAGCCAACCCCAACCCGCACATTGGATCCGACGAAGATTTCTCACAGGCCGCCGCTAAAGCTGGTTATTCGTATGATGAACTGGTGTCCACCATTGTGGAACTAGGCATCGAAGAACATAAAAGTTTTTTTGAGAGATAA
- a CDS encoding FecR family protein — protein sequence MKQILYIAIIIFIIWASPVYAGTPVGEIGSLTGTVSLSGDEGSQSQINIGDTVHLNDTVTTSSKSTAQINLNDSSILSMKEKSKIYISEFLVSNGTRQSRIEIGYGKVKANIQKMFKGAGTTTEFYTPTAVIGIRGTQLVMEVRKGSTKVYCLEGNIRVTNPDFPDEIINVAAGMATDVLLGQIPSIPSQIPADVLNGLTNGFIPAGISNPKDMVTDKVKSKLPSLPFFP from the coding sequence ATGAAACAGATTCTTTATATTGCTATAATCATTTTTATTATATGGGCAAGCCCCGTTTATGCTGGCACTCCTGTTGGTGAAATTGGATCATTAACCGGAACGGTAAGTTTAAGCGGAGACGAAGGCAGCCAAAGCCAAATAAACATAGGTGACACCGTACATTTAAACGATACGGTAACAACCTCTAGTAAAAGTACGGCACAAATTAACCTGAATGATTCTTCCATTTTAAGCATGAAGGAAAAATCAAAAATTTATATCAGTGAGTTTTTAGTTTCAAATGGTACACGTCAATCAAGAATTGAGATTGGATACGGAAAAGTAAAAGCAAATATCCAAAAAATGTTTAAGGGGGCCGGAACAACAACCGAGTTTTATACACCTACGGCAGTTATCGGTATTCGCGGCACTCAGTTAGTGATGGAGGTCAGAAAAGGCAGTACAAAAGTTTATTGTTTAGAAGGTAATATACGAGTCACAAATCCCGACTTTCCCGATGAAATTATTAATGTGGCCGCTGGCATGGCTACCGATGTGTTATTAGGACAAATTCCTTCTATTCCTTCTCAAATTCCGGCTGATGTTTTAAATGGACTTACAAACGGCTTTATCCCGGCGGGAATTTCAAATCCTAAAGATATGGTTACTGATAAGGTAAAATCCAAGTTACCTTCTTTGCCTTTTTTTCCTTAA